Within the Trichoderma breve strain T069 chromosome 3, whole genome shotgun sequence genome, the region ttcttccttctcgcAGCGACGCAAAACGTCCTTGACCCGCGCAGGGTGGGCAAGCAGAACTCGGGCTTTTCCGACGAAGACATCTCGGACATTGTCTGCGTGCTGTATCCGCACTCGGAGTGCGCCCGCAACGAGGTCCAGCAGCTGGCCAGGATTGGGTCGcccttcatcatcggcaaGGACGAGGCCGACGGCGTCGAGCCTGACTACGAACTCGAGGACCACCCGAGCCGTTTCGAGTCCGACCCGACGAATCATGGCAACTACGCCATCCTGCTGCGGCTGTCGAGCCAAGCCAAGAACCCTGCGAACGGCTTCGTCTTTGGGAGGAACAATGCTAGGTGcgacgtcgtcttcgtcaatgACCCGTTGCGCAGGATCAGCAACATCCATTTCCGCATATACGTAAACGAATACGGCATCGTCATGATCGAAGACAAGTCCACCAATGGCACCTTTGTCGACGACAACCTCCTCACTTCTCGCCCCAAGGAGCTGGGCAAGCCACCCATTACGAGGTGGACGTTGAGCTCGGGGTCCATCATCTGCATCTATCTCCATAATCATATGAACGATCTATCCTTTCGAGTCCGAATCCCGCGCCGCGACGGTGAATATGAGAGGGCATATGCGCGCCAGGTCGAGGAGTACTTTGCTCGCCACGCCTTGCAGGTAGAGACCATCACCACGGGGCCTGGAGGTCATGTTGATTTGTTCAAGacagctcagcaacagcaggctACGCCGCGGCGCCTGGAGCGCGTGCCGTCTGATCAGCGTTCTCCTTCAAAGCCCAAAGATACCCGAGCCGTGCGACGAGAGTGGACCGGATCCGGCAAATACAACAGGATAGGCATGATTGGCAAGGGAGCCTTTGCGGTCGTTTACAAAGTCACATCTAAGTATGACGGAAAGCCATACGCtgccaaggagctcgagAAACGCCGCTTCATTAAGAATGGAGTGCTGGACCAAAAGGTGGAGAATGAGATGAAGATTATGCGCAAGGTGCATCATGTAAGTCGTGCTTTTTCAAATCATCCATCATGGCCGTGGTTGGCTGACATTACATCTCTTAAAAAGCCCAACATTGTGCGATACATGGAAAACTTTGACTGGGACGATCGACTACTCATCATCATTATGGAGTTTGTGCCTGGAGGGGACCTTGGAAAACACATCGTAGATTATGGCCCATTTAATGAAGAAGACTCAAGGACAAtggcccagcagctgctgagtGCACTCGCCTACTTACATCGCAATAACATTACCCATAGAGACGTCAAGCCAGACAACATATTGATCAATACGCTTCAGCCACTGGACGTCAAGCTCACCGACTTTGGCCTTTCAAAGATGGTGGACACTGAGCAAACATTCCTCAGGACCTTTTGCGGCACACTGCTTTACTGTGCACCAGAGGTGTATACCGAGTATGTGGAGTATGATGACAATGGCATTAGGAGCAGAGGAAAAAAGGCTCGCCGTGTACCGGGTCAAAGGTACAACCATGCCGTGGACATCTGGTCTCTAGGTGGCGTCCTCTTTTATTCGATGACGGGGCAACCTCCATATCCAGTCAAAAGCGGCATCAGCTATTCCGAGCTGCTGCATAAAATCATGACGGAGATGCTGGACATCCGACCGTTGGATCAATATTCCATTTCCTCAAGCGGTATCGACTTCCTCTGCCGCATGCTTCAGAGAAGACCGGAGAACCGTGCGACAGTAGAGGAGCTTGATGACCATCCATGGCTGGCCGGTACAACTATTGAGGCCTCGCAGTCGTTTGATGAAATTACCGACGACGAAGACTACTTAGATCCGCTGATCCAGTACCAGGCACATGAGAAtgcggatgaggatgacCGAGTGAGCGATTCCAtgggggaagaggaggaagaagggggcaatgcaaagggaaaaggaaaggagaaCGGAAACTATACGTTTGGCCGAGGCACGCAACCTCGCCTCTTTGGAGAAGTTGGCGCTTCCGCCTTTGTCAACTCTGGAGCCGTACCAGAGCAGCATCTCAACCTGCCCGTCACGAACAGGAATGGAGTGAGCGGCAGCAgtggtggcagcagcagcaactttgAAAGCCAAGTAGACGAAGCCTACGATTCTGGGGATTCTGCCGCAACTCTCGTTAAGCACCGCCGTATCTTCCGACAAGACACAAGCGTGTCCATTGCCCCCCATCAGTCTGCTGACCAGTTACAAAGTCTGGTGGAAGATGTCGCTTCGCAGAACCTGAATGGCACCGGATCGGTGATACGGCACGTGGAATCGTCGTCACTCTACTTGACTGCAGCATCAATGGACTTCAACACGAGCAAGCGCAAACCCCCGTCGGTTGAAGCCAGCGACGAATTCGATAGCACGCCTACCGGGAAGCCGACCATCAAAAGGCTAAAGTCCGAGGTGTACTCCGACGACCTTTCCGAGGAGGCCGTCGAGGAGTGCAAGCTGCTGGCTCGCATGCCGCCGATTCAGAGATCGGGATCTGGCCGTCAGATCGACGGGCCGGTAAGCAAGCAGCTCTTTTGGGAGCAAGACCGCAAGACGTGGCACCTCAACTATCCCGAGATGACGCAGCTTCAATACCAGGCGTTTGTCCAAGCTGCGCGCGACAGGGGCGAACAGTTTAGTCCGGGCAAGACACCTCTGTGGAACTTGGCGATGAAGTACTTTCCGCCTGTTGG harbors:
- a CDS encoding protein kinase domain-containing protein, giving the protein MDGEEPTQATQNVLDPRRVGKQNSGFSDEDISDIVCVLYPHSECARNEVQQLARIGSPFIIGKDEADGVEPDYELEDHPSRFESDPTNHGNYAILLRLSSQAKNPANGFVFGRNNARCDVVFVNDPLRRISNIHFRIYVNEYGIVMIEDKSTNGTFVDDNLLTSRPKELGKPPITRWTLSSGSIICIYLHNHMNDLSFRVRIPRRDGEYERAYARQVEEYFARHALQTAQQQQATPRRLERVPSDQRSPSKPKDTRAVRREWTGSGKYNRIGMIGKGAFAVVYKVTSKYDGKPYAAKELEKRRFIKNGVLDQKVENEMKIMRKVHHPNIVRYMENFDWDDRLLIIIMEFVPGGDLGKHIVDYGPFNEEDSRTMAQQLLSALAYLHRNNITHRDVKPDNILINTLQPLDVKLTDFGLSKMVDTEQTFLRTFCGTLLYCAPEVYTEYVEYNHAVDIWSLGGVLFYSMTGQPPYPVKSGISYSELLHKIMTEMLDIRPLDQYSISSSGIDFLCRMLQRRPENRATVEELDDHPWLAGTTIEASQSFDEITDDEDYLDPLIQYQAHENADEDDRVSDSMGEEEEEGGNAKGKGKENGNYTFGRGTQPRLFGEVGASAFVNSGAVPEQHLNLPVTNRNGVSGSSGGSSSNFESQVDEAYDSGDSAATLVKHRRIFRQDTSVSIAPHQSADQLQSLVEDVASQNLNGTGSVIRHVESSSLYLTAASMDFNTSKRKPPSVEASDEFDSTPTGKPTIKRLKSEVYSDDLSEEAVEECKLLARMPPIQRSGSGRQIDGPVSKQLFWEQDRKTWHLNYPEMTQLQYQAFVQAARDRGEQFSPGKTPLWNLAMKYFPPVGSAEKQNGQINSPIVGQSSDEDVAMDFPPTAIQPDEDAEPFIPDSQNLVVPGISCPMTDSLVSFGRGLENTIVYEERTDTRVPKWAFKILLWKEGYDPAKDTTKTPPPWAKDSTPDKDSYFCWISSKATNGIHINGHALPSSDVKNPASASVHWAKLYAGDTLLVWGTPDTQLQTKFVFRCFWGGSALPRPDQQGLEFADASLAEKLDAACLRTEKRIRDVSDKLAEKRSRINDAKAEDRERVRRLDFERERSHAFEQNRLEAIELLASRQGTSSRKGSPGSVVTPTTMYHSNRLQSTMIRLSPEKDTLRSVR